AACGCCGGAAGGTCCGAACATCGGTCTGATCAACTCCCTGGCCGCTTATGCCCGCACCAACCAGTACGGCTTCCTGGAAAGCCCGTACCGCGTGGTGAAAGAGGGTGTGGTCAGCGACGACATCGTGTTCCTGTCGGCGATCGAAGAAGCGGATCACGTCATTGCACAGGCTTCGGCCGCAATGAACGAGAAGAAGCAGCTGATCGATGAGCTGGTGGCCGTTCGTCACCTGAACGAATTCACCGTCAAGGCGCCGGAAGACGTCACCTTGATGGACGTTTCGCCGAAGCAGGTAGTTTCGGTCGCAGCGTCGCTGATTCCGTTCCTCGAGCACGACGACGCCAACCGTGCGTTGATGGGTTCGAACATGCAGCGTCAGGCTGTACCAACCCTGCGCGCCGACAAGCCGCTGGTCGGTACCGGCATGGAGCGCAACGTTGCCCGTGACTCCGGTGTCTGCGTGGTTGCTCGCCGCGGTGGTGTGATCGACTCGGTCGACGCCAGCCGTATCGTTGTTCGCGTGGCTGACGACGAAGTCGAGACTGGTGAAGCCGGTGTGGATATCTACAACCTCACCAAGTACACCCGTTCGAACCAGAACACCTGCATCAACCAGCGTCCGCTGGTGAGCAAGGGTGATGTGGTCGCGCGTGGCGACATCATGGCTGACGGTCCGTCCACCGACATGGGTGAACTGGCACTGGGCCAGAACATGCGCATTGCGTTCATGGCGTGGAACGGCTTCAACTTCGAAGACTCCATCTGCCTGTCCGAGCGTGTGGTCCAGGAAGACCGCTTCACCACGATCCACATCCAGGAACTGACCTGTGTGGCCCGTGACACCAAGCTTGGCCCAGAGGAAATCACCGCGGACATCCCGAACGTGGGTGAAGCTGCGCTGAACAAGCTGGACGAAGCCGGTATCGTCTACGTGGGTGCCGAAGTCGGCGCTGGCGACATCCTGGTCGGCAAGGTCACTCCGAAAGGCGAAACCCAGCTGACTCCGGAAGAAAAACTGCTGCGTGCGATCTTCGGTGAGAAGGCCAGCGACGTCAAAGACACCTCCCTGCGCGTACCGACCGGTACCAAGGGCACCGTCATCGACGTACAGGTCTTCACCCGTGATGGCGTTGAGCGCGACAGCCGCGCCCTGGCCATCGAGAAGATGCAACTGGACGAGATCCGCAAGGACCTCAACGAAGAGTTCCGCATCGTCGAAGGCGCAACCTTCGAGCGTCTGCGTGCAGCCCTGAACGGCCAGGTGGTCGACGGTGGCGCGGGCCTGAAGAAAGGCACCGTGATCACTGACGACGTGCTGAACGGTCTGGAGCACGGCCAGTGGTTCAAACTGCGCATGGCAGAAGATGCACTGAACGAGCAGCTGGAAAAGGCTCAGCAGTACATCGTCGATCGCCGTCGCCTGCTGGACGACAAGTTCGAAGACAAGAAGCGCAAGCTGCAGCAGGGCGATGACCTGGCACCGGGCGTACTGAAGATCGTCAAGGTCTACCTGGCCATCCGCCGTCGCATCCAGCCGGGTGACAAGATGGCCGGTCGTCACGGTAACAAGGGTGTCGTCTCGGTGATCATGCCGGTCGAAGACATGCCGCACGACGCCAACGGTACTCCGGTCGACGTCGTACTGAACCCGCTGGGCGTACCTTCGCGTATGAACGTCGGTCAGATCCTCGAAACCCACCTGGGCCTCGCGGCCAAGGGCCTGGGCGAGAAGATCGACCGCATGATCGAAGAGCAGCGCAAGGCCGCTGAACTGCGTACCTTCCTCACCGAGATCTACAACGAGATCGGTGGTCGTCAGGAGAACCTGGAAGAGTTCACCGACGAAGAGATCATGGCTCTGGCAAACAACCTGAAGAAAGGCGTGCCTATGGCCACTCCAGTCTTCGACGGTGCCAAGGAGCGTGAGATCAAGGCCATGCTGAAGCTGGCAGACCTGCCGGAAAGCGGCCAGATGCAGCTGTTCGACGGCCGCACCGGCAACAAGTTCGAGCGTTCTGTGACCGTTGGTTACATGTACATGCTCAAGCTGAACCACTTGGTGGACGACAAGATGCACGCGCGTTCCACTGGTTCCTACAGCCTGGTTACCCAGCAGCCGCTGGGTGGTAAGGCGCAGTTCGGTGGTCAGCGTTTCGGGGAGATGGAAGTGTGGGCGCTGGAAGCATACGGCGCGGCATACACCCTGCAAGAAATGCTCACAGTGAAGTCGGACGACGTGAACGGCCGTACCAAGATGTACAAGAACATCGTGGATGGCGATCACCGTATGGAGCCGGGCATGCCCGAGTCCTTCAACGTGTTGATCAAAGAGATCCGTTCGCTCGGTATCGATATCGATCTGGAAACCGAATAACACGTGACGCGAAGGGGAGTGGGGCAGGTAATGCCCGCTCCCTGCTCCGCCAGGAGGAAAGGCCTTGAAAGACCTACTGAATTTGCTGAAAAACCAGGGTCAAGTCGAAGAGTTCGACGCCATCCGCATCGGTCTGGCGTCGCCTGAAATGATCCGTTCGTGGTCGTTCGGTGAAGTCAAAAAGCCGGAAACCATCAACTACCGTACGTTCAAGCCTGAGCGTGACGGCCTGTTCTGCGCCAAGATCTTTGGCCCAGTCAAGGACTACGAGTGCCTGTGCGGCAAGTACAAGCGCCTGAAGCACCGTGGCGTGATCTGCGAGAAGTGCGGCGTTGAAGTCGCCCTGGCCAAGGTTCGTCGTGAGCGCATGGCGCACATCGAGCTGGCCTCGCCGGTTGCCCACATCTGGTTCCTGAAGTCGCTGCCGTCCCGTATCGGCCTGCTGATGGACATGACCCTGCGTGACATCGAGCGCGTGCTCTACTTCGAGAGCTACGTCGTTATCGACCCGGGCATGACCACCCTGGAAAAGGGCCAGCTGCTGAACGACGAACAGTACTTCGAAGCGCTGGAAGAGTTCGGTGACGACTTCGACGCCCGCATGGGTGCCGAGGCTGTCCGCGAGCTGCTGCACGCTATCGACCTGGAGCACGAGATCGGCCGGCTGCGCGAAGAGATTCCGCAGACCAACTCGGAAACCAAGATCAAGAAGCTGTCCAAGCGCTTGAAGCTGATGGAAGCGTTCCAGGGCTCGGGCAACCTGCCTGAGTGGATGGTCCTGACCGTCCTGCCAGTACTGCCGCCGGACCTGCGTCCGCTGGTACCGCTGGATGGTGGCCGCTTCGCGACCTCCGACCTGAACGACCTGTATCGTCGGGTGATCAACCGTAACAACCGTCTGAAGCGCCTGCTCGATCTGTCGGCGCCGGACATCATCGTGCGCAACGAAAAGCGCATGCTGCAGGAAGCGGTCGACGCCCTGCTGGACAACGGCCGTCGCGGTCGCGCCATCACTGGCTCGAACAAGCGTCCGCTGAAGTCCCTGGCCGACATGATCAAAGGTAAGCAAGGTCGCTTCCGTCAGAACTTGCTCGGTAAGCGCGTGGACTACTCCGGCCGTTCGGTAATTACCGTAGGCCCGACCCTGCGTCTGCACCAGTGCGGTCTGCCGAAGAAGATGGCCCTCGAGCTGTTCAAGCCGTTCATTTTCGGCAAGCTGGAAATGCGTGGTCTGGCGACCACCATCAAGGCTGCCAAGAAGATGGTCGAGCGCGAGCTGCCAGAGGTGTGGGACGTTCTCGCCGAAGTGATTCGCGAACACCCCGTACTGCTCAACCGTGCACCAACCCTGCACCGTCTGGGTATCCAGGCGTTCGAGCCGGTTCTGATCGAAGGTAAAGCTATCCAGCTGCACCCGCTGGTCTGCGCCGCGTACAACGCCGACTTCGACGGTGACCAGATGGCCGTTCACGTGCCGCTGACGCTGGAAGCCCAGCTGGAAGCGCGCGCGCTGATGATGTCGACCAACAACATCCTGTCGCCAGCCAACGGTGAGCCAATCATCGTTCCGTCGCAGGACGTTGTACTGGGTCTGTACTACATGACCCGTGAAGCCATCAATGCCAAGGGCGAAGGTCGCGTGTTCGCCGACCTGCAGGAAGTCGACCGCGTATTCCGCGCCGGCGAAGCCGCCCTGCACGCGAAAATCAAGGTCCGTATCAACGAGACCGTGAAAGACCGTGACGGCAGCATCACCAAGAACACCCGCATCGTCGACACCACTGTCGGCCGCGCGCTGCTGTTCCAGGTTGTACCGGCAGGCCTGCCGTACGATGTGGTCAACCAGCCGATGAAGAAAAAGGCGATCTCCAAGCTGATCAACCAGTGCTACCGCGTGGTTGGTCTGAAAGAGACCGTGATCTTCGCCGACCAGTTGATGTACACCGGTTTCGCCTACTCGACCATTTCCGGTGTTTCGATCGGTGTTAACGACTTCGTTATCCCGGACGAGAAAGCTCGCATCATCGGTACCGCTACCGACGAAGTGAAGGAAATCGAGAGCCAGTACGCCTCCGGCCTGGTAACCCAGGGCGAGAAGTACAACAAGGTCATCGACTTGTGGTCCAAGGCGAACGATGAAGTTTCCAAGGCGATGATGGCCAACCTCTCGAAAGAGAAGGTCATCGACCGCAATGGCGACGAAGTCGAGCAAGAGTCCTTCAACTCGATGTACATGATGGCCGACTCGGGTGCTCGTGGTTCCGCGGCCCAGATTCGTCAGCTGGCCGGTATGCGTGGCCTGATGGCCAAGCCGGACGGCTCGATCATCGAGACGCCGATCACTGCGAACTTCCGTGAAGGTCTGAGCGTACTGCAGTACTTCATCTCGACCCACGGTGCTCGTAAAGGTCTGGCGGATACCGCGTTGAAGACCGCGAACTCCGGTTACCTGACTCGCCGTCTGGTGGACGTTGCCCAGGATCTGGTCGTGACCGAGATCGACTGCGGCACCGAACAGGGCCTGCTGATGACCCCGCACATCGAAGGTGGCGACGTTGTAGAGCCGCTGGGTGAGCGCGTACTGGGCCGTGTCATTGCCCGTGACGTGTTCAAGCCAGGCACCGAGGACGTCATCGTTCCGGCCGGTACCCTGGTCGACGAGCAGTGGGTCGAGTTCATCGAGCTGAACAGCATCGACGAAGTGATCGTGCGTTCGCCGATCAACTGCGAAACCCGCTACGGCATCTGCGCCAAGTGCTACGGTCGCGACCTGGCTCGCGGTCACCAGGTGAACATCGGTGAAGCTGTCGGCGTTATCGCTGCACAGTCGATCGGTGAGCCGGGTACCCAGCTGACCATGCGTACGTTCCACATCGGTGGTGCTGCAAGCCGTACCTCGGCTGCCGACAGCGTCCAGGTGAAGAACGGCGGTATGGTGCGCCTGCACAACCTGAAGCAGGTCGTGCGCGCCGATGGCAACCTGGTTGCCGTATCGCGTTCCGGCGAGCTGGCCATTGCCGACGAATTCGGCCGTGAGCGTGAGCGCTACAAGCTGCCTTACGGTGCGGTGATTTCGGTCAAGGAAGGTGAGAAGGTCGAAGCTGGCGCCATCGTCGCCAAGTGGGACCCGCACACCCACCCGATCGTTACCGAACTGAAAGGTACCGTGACCTTCGTGGGCATGGAAGAAAACATCACCATCAAGCGCCAGACCGACGAACTGACCGGCCTGACCAACATTGAGGTGATGGACGTCAAGGATCGCCCTGCCGCAGGCAAGGAAATCCGTCCGGCGATCAAGATGGTCGACGCCAATGGCAAGGACCTGTACCTGCCTGGTACCGACGTACCGGCCCAGTACTTCCTGCCGGCCAACGCCCTCGTCGGTGTGGCTGACGGTGCCCAGATCGGCGTCGGTGACGTTATCGCGCGTATCCCGCAAGAAACGTCGAAGACCCGTGACATCACCGGTGGTCTGCCACGCGTTGCCGACCTGTTCGAAGCGCGTCGTCCGAAAGAAGCCTCGATCCTGGCTGAAGTCAGCGGCACCATCGCATTCGGTAAGGAGACCAAGGGCAAGCGTCGTCTGGTCATTACTCCGACCGACGGTAGCGATCCGTACGAAGAGCTGATTCCGAAGTGGCGCCACCTGAACGTCTTCGAAGGCGAACAGGTAAACCGCGGCGAAGTTATCTCCGACGGCCCGAGCGATCCGCACGACATCCTGCGTCTGCTGGGTGTGAGCGCGCTGGCGAAGTACATCGTCAACGAGATCCAGGACGTTTACCGCCTGCAAGGCGTTAAGATCAACGACAAGCACATCGAGACCATCCTGCGTCAGATGCTGCGCAAGGTCGAGATCGCCGAGTCGGGTGACTCCAGCTTCATCAAGGGCGACCAGATGGAACTGACTCAGGTGCTGGTCGAGAACGAGCGTCTCGCCGCCGAAGACAAGTTCATCTCCAAGTACACCCGTGTGCTGCTGGGTATCACCAAGGCCTCGCTGTCCACCGAATCGTTCATCTCGGCGGCTTCCTTCCAGGAAACCACCCGCGTACTGACCGAAGCGGCGGTAACCGGCAAGCGCGATTACCTGCGCGGCCTGAAAGAGAACGTGGTTGTGGGTCGTCTGATCCCGGCCGGTACTGGTCTGGCCTACCACAGCGAGCGCAAGCGTCGCCGTGATGCCGACAAGCCGCTGCGTGTGAGCGCCAGTGAGGTGGAAGCCGCACTGACCGAAGCGCTGAACTCCAGCGGTAACTAAGTGCAGGGCAGGGCCCCGGCACCCCTCGCAAGACCCTCGGCGACATGAATTGTTGCCGATGATCGGGCGGGGAGGGCCGGGGCCTCGTCTTGACTGGGTGCAAGATCCTCTTTAGACTTTTGTACCCTTAAATTTGGTGAGGCTCCGTCTCGCCAATTTTTGGCTTTCTTGCAAGACAATAGAGTCGCAAGACAATCAGTGGAGCTAGTAGATGGCAACTATCAACCAGCTGGTACGTCAGCCGCGTAAGCGTTCGGTCGAGAAGTCCGACGTTCCTGCGCTGCAGAACTGCCCGCAGCGTCGTGGCGTGTGCACCCGCGTGTACACCACCACGCCGAAAAAACCTAACTCGGCACTGCGTAAAGTATGCCGTGTGCGTCTGACCAACGGTTTCGAGGTTTCCTCGTACATCGGTGGTGAAGGCCACAACCTGCAAGAGCACAGCGTCGTCCTGATCCGTGGCGGCCGTGTAAAAGACTTGCCAGGTGTTCGTTACCACACCGTTCGCGGCTCTCTGGATACTTCGGGCGTCAAAGGCCGTAACCAGGGTCGTTCGAAGTACGGTACCAAGCGTCCGAAGTAATCGGTCGTTTGCAGACATCCATTTTTTTGAGTCGATAAGAGTAAGGTCGGGCGTAGGTCGAGAGACCTGGTCCCGGGCTAACCTGAAGACCGTTTGAGGGCTTATCATGCCAAGACGTCGTGTAGCAGCAAAACGTGAGATCCTTGACGATCCGAAGTACGGATCCCAGATCCTCGCCAAGTTCATGAACCACGTGATGGAAAGCGGCAAGAAGGCCGTAGCCGAGCGCATCGTTTACGGTGCCCTGGATACCGTCAAAGCACGCAAGAACAGCGACCCCCTGGAAATCTTCGAGAAAGCTCTCGACGCCATCGCTCCGCTGGTCGAAGTAAAGTCCCGCCGTGTCGGCGGTGCCACTTACCAGGTCCCTGTTGAAGTTCGCCCATCCCGTCGTAACGCTCTGGCAATGCGCTGGCTCGTAGACTACGCCCGCAAGCGCGGCGAGAAGTCGATGGCTCTGCGCCTGGCTGGCGAGCTGCTGGATGCTGCTGAAGGCAAGGGTGCTGCAGTCAAGAAGCGTGAAGACGTTCACCGTATGGCTGAAGCCAACAAAGCGTTCTCGCACTACCGCTTCTAATTCAAGCATCAATCATTTTGCGAGGGCTTTATGGCTCGTACTACAGCAATTAACCGCTACCGTAACATCGGTATCTGCGCGCACGTTGACGCGGGCAAGACTACCACTACCGAGCGGATCCTGTTCTACACAGGTCTGAGCCACAAGATGGGCGAGGTGCACGACGGCGCCGCGACCACCGACTGGATGGTGCAGGAGCAGGAGCGCGGTATCACCATTACCTCCGCTGCCGTTACCACCTTCTGGAAAGGTTCCCGTGGTCAGTACGACAACTACCGCGTAAACGTCATCGATACCCCCGGCCACGTTGACTTCACCATTGAAGTAGAGCGTTCGCTGCGCGTACTCGACGGCGCGGTCGTTGTGTTCTGCGGTACCTCCGGCGTTGAGCCGCAGTCCGAAACCGTATGGCGTCAGGCCAACAAATACGGTGTTCCACGTGTTGTTTACGTGAACAAGATGGACCGTGCCGGTGCCAACTTCCTGCGCGTTATCGGCCAGATCAAGAACCGCCTGGGTCACACCCCGGTTCCGGTCCAGCTGGCTATCGGTGCAGAAGATGACTTCCAGGGTCAGGTTGACCTGATCAAGATGAAAGCCATCTACTGGAACGATGACGACAAGGGCACCACCTACCGCGAGGAAGAGATTCCTGCTGAGCTGGTGGACCTGGCCAACGAATGGCGCAGCAACATGGTCGAAGCTGCTGCCGAGGCCAACGAAGAGCTGATGAACAAGTACCTTGAAGAAGGTGACCTGTCCGTCGAAGACATCAAGGCTGGTCTGCGCGCCCGTACCCTGGCGAGCGAGATCGTTCCTGCTGTCTGCGGTTCCTCGTTCAAGAACAAGGGTGTTCCCCTGGTTCTCGACGCCGTTATCGACTTCCTGCCTGCCCCGACCGAAATCCCGGCGATCAAGGGTATCCACCCTGACCTGATCGACGTGCCGAAGGACGAAGTCACCCCAGAGCAGTACGACGAGCGTCCTGCTGACGACAACGAGCCGTTCTCGGCCCTGGCGTTCAAGATTGCCACCGACCCGTTCGTGGGTACTCTGACCTTCGTTCGCGTCTACTCGGGCTTCCTGACCTCCGGTGACTCTGTCATCAACTCGGTCAAGGGCAAGAAAGAGCGCGTTGGTCGTATGGTGCAGATGCACGCCAACCAGCGTGAAGAGATCAAAGAAGTACGCGCTGGCGACATCGCTGCTCTGATCGGCATGAAGGACGTCACCACCGGTGACACCCTGTGCAACGCCGACAAGCCGATCATCCTCGAGCGTATGGACTTCCCTGAGCCGGTGATTTCGCTCTCCGTAGAGCCGAAGACCAAGGCTGACCAGGAGAAGATGGGTATCGCACTGGGCAAGCTGGCCCAGGAAGACCCGTCGTTCCGCGTCAAGACCGACGAAGAAACCGGCCAGACCATCATCTCCGGTATGGGTGAGCTGCACCTGGACATCCTCGTTGACCGCATGAAGCGCGAGTTCAACGTCGAGTGCAACGTCGGCAAGCCGCAGGTTTCGTACCGCGAGAAGATCACCAAGTCCGGCGTCGAGATCGAAGGCAAATTCGTTCGTCAGTCGGGTGGTCGTGGTCAGTTCGGTCACTGCTGGATCCGCTTCTCGGAACCAGAGCAGGACGACAAAGGCAACATCACCGAAGGTCTGGTGTTCACCAACGAAGTCGTTGGTGGCGTGATTCCTAAGGAGTTCATCGCCCCGATCCAGAAAGGTATCGAAGAGCAGATGAAGAACGGCGTTGTCGCCGGCTATCCGCTGATCGGCCTGAAGGCTACGGTATTCGACGGTTCGTACCACGACGTCGACTCCAACGAAATGGCGTTCAAAATCGCTGCTTCGATGGCAACCAAGCAGCTGGCCACCAAGGGCGGCGGCGTGGTTCTCGAGCCGATCATGAAGGTCGAAGTTGTAACCCCGGAAGACTACCTGGGTGACGTGATGGGTGACCTGAGCCGTCGTCGCGGGATGATCCAGGGTAATGAAGACTCGGTGTCCGGCAAGGTAATCACTGCTGAGGTGCCGCTCGGAGAAATGTTCGGTTACGCAACCGACGTTCGTTCCATGTCTCAGGGTCGCGCAAGCTACTCCATGGAATTCTCCAAATACGCCGAAGCTCCGTCGAACATCGTCGAAGCACTCGTTAAAAAACAAGGCTAATCCCCTTTAGGCAAGAGGTTCACTGTCGTGGCTAAAGAAAAATTTGATCGTTCCCTTCCCCACGTTAACGTCGGCACTATCGGCCACGTTGACCACGGTAAGACCACTCTGACCGCAGCTCTGACTCGCGTCTGCTCCGAAGTTTTCGGTTCGGCCGTCGTTGAGTTCGACAAGATCGACTCGGCTCCAGAAGAAAAAGCGCGCGGTATCACCATCAACACCGCTCACGTCGAGTACAACTCGAACATTCGTCACTACGCTCACGTTGACTGCCCAGGTCACGCTGACTACGTGAAGAACATGATCACCGGTGCTGCCCAGATGGACGGCGCGATCCTGGTTTGCTCGGCCGCCGATGGTCCGATGCCACAAACCCGTGAGCACATCCTGCTGTCCCGTCAGGTTGGCGTTCCGTACATCGTGGTCTTCCTGAACAAGGCTGACCTGGTAGATGACGCTGAGCTGCTGGAACTGGTCGAGATGGAAGTTCGCGACCTGCTGTCCACCTACGACTTCCCAGGCGACGACACCCCGATCATCATCGGTTCGGCTCGTATGGCGCTGGAAGGCAAAGACGACAACGAAATGGGCACTACCGCTGTCAAGAAGCTGGTAGAAACTCTGGATGCCTACATCCCTGAGCCAGTTCGTGCCATCGACCAGCCGTTCCTGATGCCGATCGAAGACGTATTCTCGATCTCGGGTCGTGGTACCGTTGTTACCGGCCGTATCGAGCGTGGTATCGTCCGCGTTCAAGACCCGCTGGAAATCGTTGGTCTGCGTGACACCACCACCACCACCTGCACCGGCGTTGAGATGTTCCGCAAGCTGCTGGACGAAGGTCGTGCTGGCGAGAACTGCGGCGTCCTGCTGCGTGGTACCAAGCGTGACGACGTTGAGCGTGGCCAGGTTCTGGTCAAGCCAGGTTCGGTCAAGCCGCACACCAAGTTCACCGCAGAAGTCTACGTCCTGTCGAAGGAAGAAGGCGGTCGTCACACTCCGTTCTTCAAAGGCTACCGTCCTCAGTTCTACTTCCGTACCACTGACGTGACCGGTAACTGCGAGCTGCCGGAAGGCGTTGAAATGGTAATGCCAGGTGACAACATTCAGATGACTGTCACCCTGATCAAGACCATCGCAATGGAAGACGGTCTGCGCTTCGCCATCCGTGAAGGCGGTCGTACCGTCGGCGCCGGCGTCGTAGCCAAAATCATCGAGTAATCACTCGATCGGTTGAAAAAACCCCCGCTCAGCGGGGGTTTTTTTTATTGGGTTGACACTAAATTGGGGCGTCTATAGAATCACGCCTCCTTTTAACGGGCGTAGTGCGCCCGATGGGAACAGCCTGGAGTCTGAAATCCAATGCAAAATCAGCAAATCCGTATCAGGTTGAAGGCTTTCGACCATCGCCTGATCGACCAATCCACCCAGGAAATCGTGGAAACCGCGAAACGTACTGGTGCACAAGTGCGTGGTCCAATTCCACTGCCAACCCGCAAAGAGCGTTTCACCGTTCTGATCTCCCCGCACGTCAACAAAGACGCGCGTGATCAGTACGAGATTCGCACTCATAAGCGTGTTCTGGACATCGTCCAGCCAACGGATAAAACCGTTGATGCGCTGATGAAGCTTGATCTCGCGGCAGGCGTGGAAGTGCAGATCAGCCTCGGCTAAGACTTCGGTCTGGTCGTGTAACGCTCTGAAATGGGCGGCCATAGCGGGTGAAAGCCCCGTACACTCATGAGGTTTACAACATGACTATTGGTGTAGTCGGTCGAAAAGCGGGCATGACCCGTATTTTCACCGAAGAAGGTGTCTCCATTCCGGTCACGGTCATCGAGATCGAGCCGAATCGCGTCACCCAGTTCAAAACTGAAGAAACCGATGGCTACCGTGCAGTGCAAGTCACTGTCGGCGAGCGTCGTGCTTCGCGTGTGACTGCCGCTCAGGCAGGTCACTTCGCCAAGGCTAACGTTGCCGCTGGTCGCGGTGTCTGGGAGTTCCGTCTTGAAGAAGGCGATTTCCAGGCTGGCGATCTGATCAAAGCTGAACTCTTCACTGCAGGCCAGCTGGTAGACGTAACCGGTCAGTCCAAAGGTAAAGGCTTCGCCGGTACCATCAAGCGTTGGAACTTCCGTGGTCAGGACAACACCCACGGTAACTCCGTATCGCACCGTGTCCCTGGCTCCATCGGCCAGTGCCAGACTCCTGGTCGTGTATTCAAGGGCAAGAAAATGTCCGGTCACATGGGCGCCGAGCGCGTGACTGTTCAGTCCCTGGAAGTAGTACGCGTAGACGCTGAACGCAACCTGCTGCTGATCAAGGGTGCCGTCCCAGGCGCTACTGGCGGCGACGTGGTCGTGCGTCCGGCTGTCAAGGCTCGCGGTTAAGGGGAAACTGACATGCAACTTAATGTAAATGACGCTCAGGCGATCGAAGTTTCCGAACTGACCTTCGGTGGCGAATTCAACGAGACGCTGGTACACCAAGCAGTCGTGGCCTACATGGCCGGCGGCCGTCAGGGCACCAAGCAGCAGAAGACCCGTTCTGACGTGGCCGGTGGCGGTAAGCGCCCATGGCGTCAGAAAGGTACTGGCCGCGCTCGTGCCGGTACTACCCGTGGTCCGATCTGGCGTGGCGGTGGTGTAACCTTCGCAGCTCGCCCTCAAGATCACTCGCAAAAGCTCAACAAGAAGATGTACCGCGCAGCCCTGCGCTCCATCCTCGCCGAGCTGGTGCGTAGCGACCGTCTGGTCGTGGTTCAGGACTTCGCTGTTGAAGCACCGAAAACCAAGGATCTGCTGAACAAGCTGAACGGCATGGGTCTGAACGACGTTCTGATCGTTTCCGACGCTGTTGATCAGAACCTGTACCTGGCTGCTCGCAACCTGCCGCACGTCGACGTACGTGACGTTCAAGGTTCCGACCCGGTCAGTCTGATCGCATACGAGAAAGTGTTGATCACTGTCTCGGCCGTGAAGAAATTCGAGGAGCTGCTGGGATGAACCAGGAACGCGTATTCAAAGTCCTCCTTGGCCCGCACGTTTCCGAGAAGGCTACCGTTCTGGCTGAGAAAAAAGGCCAGTTCGTATTCAAGGTTGCTACCGATGCAACCAAGCTGGAAATCAAGAAAGCTGTCGAAGGCCTGTTCAACGTAAAAGTTGAAAACGTGTCGACTGTTAACGTTCTGGGTAAAACCAAGCGTACCGCACGTGGTCTGGGCAAGCGTAATGACTGGAAGAAGGCGATCGTCTCCCTTCAGCCAGGCCAAGATCTCGATTTCAGCAGCAGTGCTGAGTAAGGAAGGGGTGCATCATGGCAATCGTTAAATGCAAACCGACTTCCCCTGGCCGCCGTTTTGTGGTCAAGGTGGTCAACAAGGAGCTGCACAAAGGCGCTCCTCACGCACCGCTGATCGAGAAAAAATCGAAGTCTGGTGGTCGTAACAACAATGGCCGCATCACCACTCGTCACGTTGGTGGTGGTCATAAGCAGCATTACCGTCTGGTCGACTTCCGTCGCAACGACAAAGATGGCATTCCAGCCACTGTCGAGCGTATCGAATACGACCCGAACCGTACTGCTCACATCGCCCTGCTGTGCTACGCAGACGGTGAGCGTCGCTACATCATCGCCCCTAAAGGCGTGAGCGCTGGCGACCAGCTGATCGCAGGTGCCCTGGCCCCAATCAAGGCCGGTAACTCCCTGCAGCTGCGCAACATCCCAGTAGGTAGCACCGTTCACGGCATCGAACTGAAGCCGGGTAAAGGTGCTCAGATCGCTCGTTCCGCTGGTGCTTCCGCTCAGCTGATCGCGCGTGAAGGCGTCTACGTGACTCTGCGTCTTCGCTCTGGCGAAATGCGTAAAGTACTGGCTGAGTGCCGTGCGACCCTGGGCGAAGTCTCGAACTCCGAGCACAGCCTGCGTTCGCTGGGTAAAGCGGGTGCCAAACGCTGGCGCGGCGTTCGCCCAACCGT
This genomic stretch from Pseudomonas entomophila L48 harbors:
- the rplB gene encoding 50S ribosomal protein L2; amino-acid sequence: MAIVKCKPTSPGRRFVVKVVNKELHKGAPHAPLIEKKSKSGGRNNNGRITTRHVGGGHKQHYRLVDFRRNDKDGIPATVERIEYDPNRTAHIALLCYADGERRYIIAPKGVSAGDQLIAGALAPIKAGNSLQLRNIPVGSTVHGIELKPGKGAQIARSAGASAQLIAREGVYVTLRLRSGEMRKVLAECRATLGEVSNSEHSLRSLGKAGAKRWRGVRPTVRGVAMNPVDHPHGGGEGRTSGGRHPVSPWGFPTKGAKTRGNKRTDNMIVRRRK